One stretch of Tepiditoga spiralis DNA includes these proteins:
- a CDS encoding ABC transporter permease subunit, whose protein sequence is MKSNINTFIEKAGWPRIIIFLFLLSLYIIAPFVGVKLSTSISDTIIRFGMNGVLVLAMVPMVQAGTGLNFGLPLGIIAGLLGAITSIELKIGGFSGFLTALVIAIPIAAILGYGYGKLLNKVKGGEMMIATYVGFSSVAFMSMVWLLIPYKSPDMVWAYGGSGLRTTISVEKYWIHTLNNFLEIKIGETFIFPTGMLLFFAFMAFLVWLFFKTKAGTAMSAVGSNPEYAKASGVDIDKVRVQSVMFSTILGAIGIIVYEQSFGFIQLYMGPFYMAFPAVAAILIGGASVHKATITNVIIGTFLFQGILTMTPSVINNIIKTDMSEVMRIIVSNGMILYALTRREKGKA, encoded by the coding sequence ATGAAGTCAAATATAAACACTTTTATTGAGAAAGCTGGATGGCCAAGAATAATAATATTCTTGTTTTTGCTTTCTCTTTACATAATAGCTCCATTTGTTGGTGTAAAACTCAGTACTTCAATAAGTGATACAATAATTAGATTTGGAATGAATGGAGTTTTGGTTCTTGCAATGGTTCCAATGGTACAAGCTGGAACTGGTTTGAACTTTGGACTTCCACTTGGTATAATAGCAGGACTTTTAGGTGCAATTACAAGTATTGAATTAAAAATCGGTGGTTTTTCTGGATTTTTAACAGCTTTAGTAATAGCTATACCAATAGCAGCAATACTTGGCTATGGATATGGAAAACTTTTAAATAAAGTTAAGGGCGGAGAAATGATGATTGCAACGTATGTAGGTTTTTCTTCCGTTGCTTTTATGTCTATGGTTTGGCTTTTAATTCCATACAAAAGTCCTGATATGGTTTGGGCTTATGGCGGAAGTGGACTTAGAACAACAATAAGTGTTGAAAAATATTGGATTCATACTTTAAATAATTTTTTAGAAATAAAAATAGGTGAAACTTTTATCTTTCCTACTGGAATGCTGTTGTTTTTTGCTTTTATGGCCTTTTTAGTTTGGCTATTTTTCAAAACTAAAGCAGGAACAGCTATGTCAGCTGTTGGATCTAATCCAGAATATGCAAAAGCTTCAGGAGTTGATATAGATAAAGTAAGAGTTCAATCAGTAATGTTTTCTACTATACTTGGTGCAATAGGAATTATAGTATATGAACAAAGTTTTGGTTTTATACAACTTTATATGGGTCCATTTTATATGGCTTTTCCAGCGGTAGCAGCTATATTAATAGGTGGAGCTTCTGTTCATAAGGCAACAATAACAAATGTTATTATTGGAACATTTTTGTTTCAGGGTATATTAACAATGACGCCTTCTGTAATAAACAATATTATAAAAACAGATATGTCAGAAGTTATGAGAATAATAGTATCTAATGGTATGATACTCTATGCTCTTACAAGAAGGGAGAAGGGTAAAGCATGA
- a CDS encoding ABC transporter permease encodes MSEKNNIKSFLTKNIVPVLFVGLLLFAVPASRYSGTYLIQQVITRLARNSFLVLSLIIPIIAGMGLNFGIVLGAMAGQIGLIFVTDWGIVGMHGMLLAMILSTPLSILLGILGGVVLNRAKGREMITSMILGFFINGVYQFIVLYTMGNVIPMTNNKIVLPRGYGIRNAIDLKGIRMVMDRMLEIKIGSITIPVLTFIVIGIMCLIIIWFRKTKLGQDMRAIGQNMEVARSAGIKVERTRILSIVISTVLAGYGQIIFLQNIGTMNTYNSHEQIGMFAIAAILIGGATAAKATIPNVFLGIMLFHTMFIVSPMAGKQLIGQAQLGEFFRVFVSYGIIAISLVLHEWRRHKEKEASRMQFRHTSE; translated from the coding sequence ATGAGTGAAAAAAATAATATAAAGAGTTTTTTAACTAAAAATATAGTTCCTGTATTGTTTGTTGGTTTGTTACTTTTTGCAGTTCCAGCATCTAGATATAGTGGAACTTATTTAATACAACAAGTTATAACGAGATTAGCAAGGAATTCATTTTTAGTTCTATCCTTAATAATCCCTATTATTGCTGGAATGGGATTGAACTTTGGAATTGTATTGGGAGCAATGGCAGGTCAAATTGGATTAATATTTGTGACAGACTGGGGAATTGTTGGTATGCATGGAATGTTACTTGCTATGATTTTGTCAACTCCACTTTCAATACTTCTTGGAATACTTGGTGGTGTTGTGTTAAATAGAGCAAAAGGTAGAGAAATGATTACTTCCATGATACTTGGTTTTTTTATAAATGGTGTTTATCAATTTATAGTTTTATATACAATGGGAAATGTAATACCTATGACAAACAATAAAATAGTTTTACCAAGAGGTTATGGAATAAGAAATGCAATTGATTTAAAAGGTATAAGAATGGTAATGGATAGAATGCTTGAAATAAAAATAGGTTCGATTACTATTCCAGTACTAACCTTTATAGTTATAGGAATAATGTGTTTAATAATAATTTGGTTTAGAAAAACAAAGCTAGGTCAAGATATGAGAGCTATAGGGCAAAATATGGAAGTTGCAAGATCTGCAGGTATAAAAGTAGAAAGAACAAGAATTTTATCAATAGTTATATCTACGGTTCTTGCAGGATACGGACAAATAATATTTTTACAAAACATAGGTACCATGAATACATATAATAGTCATGAACAAATAGGGATGTTTGCAATAGCAGCCATATTAATAGGTGGAGCAACTGCAGCAAAAGCAACAATTCCAAATGTTTTCTTGGGTATTATGCTTTTCCATACTATGTTTATAGTATCACCAATGGCTGGAAAACAGTTAATAGGTCAAGCTCAACTTGGAGAATTTTTCAGAGTTTTTGTATCTTACGGAATAATAGCTATTTCTCTTGTTCTTCATGAATGGAGAAGACACAAAGAAAAAGAAGCTTCAAGAATGCAATTTAGACACACGTCTGAATAA
- a CDS encoding DUF6672 family protein — MRGFLIKSTLIVVIIIFAIFLFIYGKEHKVYLDNKSITVNNVEYASYPSVTVKIDGKSTVVRSRRRKVLYAKGPYHKIIVEYTKDGTKTTIEKNLKLDLNGIVIVNLPELIDGYENWQQKK, encoded by the coding sequence TTGAGAGGTTTTTTAATAAAAAGTACTTTAATAGTTGTGATAATAATTTTTGCTATATTTCTTTTTATATATGGTAAAGAACATAAGGTATATTTAGACAATAAATCTATTACTGTAAATAATGTTGAATATGCATCATACCCATCAGTAACTGTAAAAATAGATGGAAAAAGTACAGTTGTTAGAAGTAGAAGAAGAAAGGTTCTTTATGCAAAAGGTCCTTATCATAAGATTATTGTAGAATATACAAAAGATGGAACTAAAACAACTATTGAAAAAAATTTAAAGTTAGATTTAAATGGAATTGTAATTGTGAACCTTCCCGAATTAATAGATGGTTACGAAAACTGGCAACAGAAGAAATGA
- a CDS encoding response regulator transcription factor — protein MSYKIYLVDDEEKLNNVLTSYLKNEGWIVKSFFNGKTALEVIEDKPDLWILDIMLPDIDGFELIKKIKEYDIKTPVIFISARDAQIDRVIGLDMGSDDYIPKPFLPRELIIRVKKLLERNYGNKKINLFPYTIDKKKRAVYYNGKEIDFTAKEFDLLILLSENNFAFSREQILDEVWGDDYFGSDRVVDDTIRRIRKKIPKINIETIYGFGYRMIKNEEK, from the coding sequence ATGAGTTATAAAATATATCTTGTTGATGACGAAGAAAAATTAAACAATGTTTTGACTTCTTATTTAAAAAATGAAGGTTGGATAGTTAAAAGTTTTTTTAATGGAAAAACTGCATTAGAAGTGATAGAAGATAAACCAGATTTATGGATACTTGATATAATGCTTCCTGATATAGATGGATTTGAATTAATAAAAAAGATAAAGGAATATGATATAAAAACACCTGTTATTTTTATATCTGCAAGAGATGCACAAATAGATAGAGTTATAGGACTTGATATGGGAAGTGATGATTATATACCAAAACCTTTTCTTCCAAGAGAGTTAATAATAAGAGTTAAAAAACTTTTAGAAAGAAATTATGGAAATAAAAAAATAAATTTATTTCCGTATACAATTGATAAAAAAAAGAGAGCAGTTTATTATAATGGAAAAGAAATAGATTTTACTGCAAAAGAATTTGATTTATTGATTTTACTCTCAGAAAATAATTTTGCATTTTCAAGAGAACAAATATTAGATGAAGTATGGGGAGATGATTATTTTGGTAGTGATAGAGTTGTAGATGATACTATAAGAAGAATAAGAAAAAAAATACCTAAAATAAATATTGAAACTATTTATGGTTTTGGATATAGGATGATAAAAAATGAAGAAAAATAA
- a CDS encoding sensor histidine kinase encodes MKKNNLSFQIWITFISIILVITIISSFLYIYTLKNYFKEEAFKTIENAQKFVLTKDINDMKNNLNNPELSQTLQDIRIVQHGIYIKDKNELRIKMMERPTVDKNILDKIKKIAFEQKESIKKYIITFENEDLFVVIRKINKNIYLTSFMWNTYKKEIENNLLLKVIIIIIGSFLGSIFFSIRFSKKLTLPLVKLKDSVNKISRYDWNEEVKVVRNDEIGELAITIEKMRKELIKKDKSQQESLQFISHELKTPVMIIRSYLQSIEDGIFPEGNLISSLKTIDEQTLRLERRIKDLLYFSKLDYLSKHENKKTTINIKNIIFDVIKSLNKPGGINFDLDLHDYFIEGNENQIKIVFENILDNQLRYANTKIKIKFIENKIIIFNDGEKIEEDTLKEIFKPFKKGKNGENGIGLSIVKRIIEIHGGTIEIINKEDGVEYEIKW; translated from the coding sequence ATGAAGAAAAATAATTTGTCTTTTCAAATATGGATAACCTTTATATCTATAATACTTGTTATTACAATAATATCTTCTTTTTTATATATATATACATTAAAAAATTATTTTAAAGAAGAAGCATTTAAAACTATTGAAAATGCTCAAAAATTTGTATTAACAAAAGATATTAATGATATGAAGAATAATTTAAATAATCCGGAATTATCTCAAACGCTTCAAGATATTAGAATTGTTCAACATGGAATTTATATAAAAGATAAAAATGAATTGAGAATTAAAATGATGGAAAGACCAACTGTTGATAAAAATATATTAGATAAAATAAAAAAAATTGCTTTTGAACAAAAAGAAAGTATAAAAAAATACATAATAACTTTTGAAAATGAAGATTTGTTTGTTGTAATAAGAAAAATAAATAAAAATATTTATTTAACTTCATTTATGTGGAATACATATAAAAAAGAGATTGAAAATAATTTGTTATTAAAAGTAATTATAATAATAATTGGATCATTTTTGGGATCTATATTTTTTTCCATTAGATTTTCAAAAAAACTTACATTGCCATTAGTTAAGTTAAAGGATAGTGTAAATAAAATTTCTAGGTATGACTGGAATGAAGAAGTAAAAGTTGTAAGAAATGATGAAATAGGAGAACTTGCAATTACTATTGAGAAAATGAGAAAAGAATTAATAAAAAAAGATAAAAGTCAGCAAGAATCATTACAATTTATTTCACATGAATTAAAAACACCTGTTATGATAATAAGAAGTTATTTACAGTCTATTGAAGATGGAATATTTCCAGAAGGTAATTTAATCAGTTCATTAAAAACAATAGACGAACAAACATTAAGATTAGAAAGAAGAATAAAAGATTTACTTTATTTTTCTAAATTAGATTATTTGTCTAAACACGAAAATAAAAAAACAACAATAAATATAAAAAATATAATTTTTGATGTTATTAAAAGTTTGAATAAACCAGGCGGAATAAACTTTGACTTAGATTTGCATGATTATTTTATAGAAGGAAATGAAAATCAAATAAAAATAGTTTTTGAAAATATTTTAGATAATCAATTAAGATATGCAAATACAAAGATAAAAATCAAATTTATTGAAAATAAAATAATAATTTTTAATGATGGAGAAAAAATAGAAGAAGATACTTTAAAAGAAATATTTAAACCATTTAAAAAAGGGAAAAATGGTGAAAATGGTATAGGACTTTCAATAGTTAAACGTATAATAGAAATACATGGAGGTACCATAGAAATAATAAATAAAGAAGATGGAGTGGAATATGAAATTAAATGGTAG
- a CDS encoding amidohydrolase codes for MKSPIELRHLLHQNPETSFNEVKTTKLLIESIEDLAKEYNIKLNVLTPLNTGLIVVYNPSFQNSYTLFRADIDALPIKEQTNCDFSSKNDNMHACGHDVHMSILYGFMKYIFENKIQKNFIFLFQPGEEGGGGAKLILDSKVLENFDIKNAYALHVTDEYSIGTIATTKGVLFASAMEIDIEFYGKAAHIAFPQDGLDSFKAARLFFNAVESLPKNPIEPFVFGIGKVKSGNVRNVISDYTKLEGSIRTLSMKKAEKFKNKLIKILNGIKDITNVDFKISIGSFYKEVINDDNMYNKQIDKIKNFKIIDCGYKMTGEDFGFIAEKYPSLMFWLGTGGKKVGLHSPKFLPNDDVIEIGINLFKNLINE; via the coding sequence ATGAAATCACCAATTGAACTAAGACATTTACTACATCAAAACCCAGAAACATCATTTAATGAAGTTAAAACAACCAAACTTCTAATAGAATCCATAGAAGATTTAGCAAAAGAGTATAATATAAAATTAAATGTATTAACACCATTAAATACTGGTTTAATTGTTGTTTATAATCCATCATTTCAAAACTCATATACTTTATTTAGGGCAGATATAGATGCATTACCTATAAAAGAACAAACCAATTGTGATTTTTCATCTAAAAATGATAATATGCATGCATGTGGTCATGATGTACACATGTCTATTTTATATGGATTTATGAAATATATATTTGAAAATAAAATACAAAAAAACTTTATTTTTTTATTTCAACCTGGAGAAGAAGGTGGTGGAGGTGCCAAGTTAATCTTAGACAGTAAAGTATTAGAAAATTTTGATATAAAAAATGCCTATGCACTCCACGTAACAGACGAATATTCTATTGGAACTATTGCAACTACAAAAGGAGTTCTTTTTGCATCTGCCATGGAAATAGATATAGAGTTTTATGGAAAAGCTGCACACATAGCTTTTCCTCAAGATGGATTGGATTCTTTTAAGGCAGCAAGACTTTTTTTTAATGCGGTAGAATCACTTCCTAAAAATCCTATTGAACCCTTTGTTTTTGGTATAGGAAAAGTAAAAAGTGGTAATGTTAGAAATGTTATATCTGATTATACTAAACTAGAAGGAAGTATTAGAACATTAAGTATGAAAAAAGCTGAAAAATTTAAAAACAAATTAATAAAAATATTAAATGGAATAAAAGATATAACAAATGTAGATTTCAAAATAAGTATAGGATCTTTTTATAAAGAAGTAATAAATGATGATAATATGTACAATAAGCAAATTGATAAAATTAAAAATTTTAAAATAATAGATTGTGGATACAAAATGACAGGTGAAGATTTTGGTTTTATAGCGGAAAAATACCCTTCATTAATGTTTTGGCTTGGAACAGGCGGAAAAAAAGTAGGGCTTCATTCACCAAAATTTTTACCAAATGATGATGTAATAGAAATAGGAATTAATTTATTCAAAAACTTAATAAATGAATAG
- a CDS encoding aspartate aminotransferase family protein, which yields MNLIKMYNNYNFKVTKAKGIYIYSNEEKYIDTFAGIGVMSFGHSYEPLNKVLKFKIDKYTHLSNFFIDKDAEYVAKKLINFTETDGKVFFTNSGTESTETALKAIKKVSSIKKNKIIYFKNGFHGRTTGALSITGFDKLKDQFLPLFQNTIELKFNDEKQFENYIENNSENVIAVYLEGVQGAGGVVPMTKEFAETIKNYHEKLKFILVCDEIQAGLGRTGKIFSYQHYNLNPDIVTVAKSLGGGLPLGAVLFLNQFQNILKKGDHGSTFAPNPISLAGAHFIVDNIENILSEVSEKGLYFIDKLKNIKSNNIKEIRGKGLMIGIELKNAQPNLRNKALKKNLLINILADKVIRLLPSFTIFYEEIDKICNILEEIL from the coding sequence ATGAATCTAATAAAAATGTATAATAATTATAATTTTAAAGTAACAAAAGCTAAAGGTATTTATATTTATTCAAATGAAGAAAAATATATAGATACTTTTGCAGGAATAGGCGTTATGTCATTTGGTCACTCCTATGAACCTTTAAATAAAGTTCTAAAATTTAAAATAGATAAATACACACATCTTTCAAATTTTTTTATAGATAAAGATGCTGAATATGTAGCAAAAAAACTAATAAACTTTACTGAAACTGACGGAAAAGTTTTTTTTACAAATTCAGGTACAGAATCAACAGAAACCGCTTTAAAAGCTATTAAAAAAGTTTCATCTATTAAAAAAAATAAAATAATATACTTTAAAAATGGGTTTCATGGTAGAACAACAGGTGCATTATCAATAACTGGTTTTGATAAATTAAAAGATCAATTTTTACCGTTGTTTCAAAATACTATAGAATTAAAATTCAACGATGAAAAACAATTTGAAAATTATATAGAAAATAACTCTGAAAATGTTATTGCTGTTTATTTAGAAGGAGTTCAAGGTGCAGGCGGAGTTGTACCAATGACAAAAGAATTTGCTGAAACCATTAAAAATTATCATGAAAAACTTAAATTTATACTAGTTTGTGATGAAATACAAGCAGGACTTGGTAGAACAGGAAAAATCTTTTCTTATCAACATTATAACTTAAATCCTGATATTGTAACTGTTGCAAAATCACTTGGAGGCGGCTTACCTCTTGGTGCTGTACTCTTTTTAAATCAATTTCAAAACATATTAAAAAAGGGAGATCATGGATCTACTTTTGCTCCCAATCCCATATCTCTTGCTGGAGCTCATTTTATAGTTGATAATATAGAAAATATCTTAAGTGAAGTTTCAGAAAAAGGTCTTTATTTTATTGACAAATTAAAAAATATAAAATCAAATAATATTAAAGAAATTAGAGGAAAAGGATTAATGATAGGTATAGAATTAAAAAATGCTCAACCAAATTTAAGAAATAAAGCGCTTAAAAAAAATTTATTGATAAATATTTTAGCTGATAAAGTAATAAGATTATTACCATCATTTACTATATTTTATGAAGAAATAGATAAAATATGTAATATTTTGGAGGAAATATTATGA
- a CDS encoding aspartate kinase, whose translation MNIIVQKYGGSSVSDKNKIIKVAKKIKQKVSLGFKLIVVVSAMGKTTDNLLNLAKEISKNPNPRELDMLLTTGEQMSVSLLTMALHEINIKAKSLNSFQAEINTLGNHNNAKIKDIKKDKIIKFLKENDVLVITGFQGINPNGDLTTLGRGGSDTSAVALAAALKSNCEIYSDYPIYTIDPKLYKNAKKINKITYDEMLEMASLGSNILHSRAVEIAKKFNVKLYCASTFSNEGGTYVISNTIENPVVTGMSLMKNQTRVNITNLPENHPLLHGIFENLSQKFNVDMISLISIDNKINVSLSIIEEEMKDFDKYLQKALQNIDNSKVSYEHGYVKLSVVGIGMKTEKGVASRFFKSLQNIPIKLVTTSEIKISCLIEKENTAKAIDCLVKEFDL comes from the coding sequence ATGAATATAATAGTACAAAAATATGGTGGTTCCTCAGTTTCAGATAAAAATAAAATAATAAAAGTAGCTAAAAAAATAAAACAAAAAGTTAGTTTAGGATTTAAACTTATTGTTGTTGTATCAGCAATGGGAAAAACAACAGATAATCTTTTGAACCTTGCAAAAGAAATATCTAAAAATCCCAATCCACGTGAATTAGATATGTTATTAACTACAGGAGAACAAATGTCTGTATCGTTATTAACAATGGCACTTCATGAAATTAATATAAAAGCTAAATCTTTAAATAGTTTCCAAGCCGAAATAAATACATTAGGTAATCACAACAATGCAAAAATAAAAGATATAAAAAAAGATAAAATAATAAAATTTTTAAAAGAAAATGATGTTTTAGTTATAACAGGATTTCAAGGAATAAATCCCAATGGTGATTTAACAACACTTGGAAGAGGCGGATCTGACACATCAGCAGTTGCACTTGCTGCAGCTTTAAAATCAAATTGTGAAATATATAGTGACTATCCAATATACACAATAGATCCAAAATTATATAAAAATGCTAAAAAAATAAACAAAATAACTTATGATGAAATGCTTGAAATGGCAAGTTTGGGTTCAAATATACTTCATAGTAGAGCCGTTGAAATAGCTAAAAAGTTTAATGTAAAACTTTATTGTGCATCCACATTTTCTAATGAAGGAGGAACTTATGTGATTTCAAATACAATAGAAAATCCAGTTGTTACTGGAATGAGTTTGATGAAAAATCAAACTAGAGTAAATATTACAAACTTACCAGAAAATCATCCTTTATTACATGGAATATTTGAAAATTTATCTCAAAAATTTAATGTAGACATGATATCTTTGATAAGCATTGATAATAAAATAAATGTATCTTTAAGTATAATAGAAGAAGAAATGAAAGACTTTGATAAATACCTACAAAAAGCTCTTCAAAATATTGACAATAGTAAAGTGAGTTATGAACATGGATATGTAAAACTTTCTGTAGTAGGAATTGGTATGAAAACAGAAAAAGGAGTAGCTTCAAGATTTTTTAAGTCACTTCAAAATATTCCAATAAAATTAGTAACAACATCAGAAATAAAAATATCTTGTTTAATAGAAAAAGAAAATACCGCAAAAGCTATTGACTGTTTAGTAAAGGAGTTTGACTTATGA
- the dapD gene encoding 2,3,4,5-tetrahydropyridine-2,6-dicarboxylate N-acetyltransferase has product MNSQEIINYITTSKKETPIKVYLKGSLKILLNNDNFFGNEYFGTLFCTLKEFELLKSKIIIKNYKIEIDRRNSAIPLSNLEKFNARIEPGALIREKVEIGDNAVIMMGAVLNIGAKIGKKTMIDMNAVIGGRAIIGENCHIGAGAVIAGVIEPPSAKPVIIGNNVLVGANAVVLEGVEIEDDTVVAAGAIVTTNVKKGTVVAGSPARVIKKIDETTKEKTKLIDDLRKL; this is encoded by the coding sequence ATGAATTCACAAGAAATAATAAACTATATAACAACTTCAAAAAAAGAAACACCAATAAAAGTTTATTTAAAAGGAAGTTTAAAAATTTTATTAAATAATGATAATTTTTTTGGCAATGAGTATTTTGGAACATTGTTTTGTACACTCAAAGAGTTTGAATTATTAAAAAGTAAAATTATAATAAAAAATTATAAAATTGAGATTGATAGAAGAAATTCTGCAATACCACTTTCAAATTTGGAAAAGTTTAATGCTAGAATAGAACCCGGAGCATTAATAAGAGAAAAAGTTGAAATAGGAGATAATGCTGTTATTATGATGGGAGCAGTATTAAATATAGGGGCAAAAATTGGTAAAAAAACTATGATAGATATGAACGCTGTAATTGGCGGAAGAGCAATTATTGGTGAAAACTGTCATATTGGAGCAGGTGCAGTTATTGCTGGAGTTATAGAACCCCCAAGTGCTAAGCCAGTAATAATTGGTAATAATGTATTAGTAGGTGCAAATGCAGTAGTTTTAGAGGGCGTTGAAATAGAAGATGATACTGTTGTAGCAGCAGGCGCAATTGTCACAACAAATGTAAAAAAAGGAACAGTTGTTGCTGGATCACCTGCAAGAGTAATTAAAAAAATTGATGAAACAACAAAAGAAAAAACTAAATTAATAGATGATCTAAGAAAATTGTAG
- a CDS encoding 4-hydroxy-tetrahydrodipicolinate reductase: MKYGLIGINGRMGREIQNLFDENNHELVFSYDKNGEFFKENPDILIDFSLPKVFNTTIEYVKKYNTPLIIGTTDLDEKSFNVLKDISKKVPIVQSYNFSIGIQILLKLAKLTNDFLPNSDIEIIETHHRFKKDKPSGTAKMIKNELNKNINISSLRIGNIPGDHKIIFGTLGETIGISHRALSRRAFAEGVLKSALFLKKVSKSKIYTFSEVMEGKI, translated from the coding sequence ATGAAATACGGATTAATAGGAATAAATGGAAGAATGGGAAGAGAAATACAAAACTTATTTGATGAAAATAATCATGAATTAGTTTTTTCATATGATAAAAATGGTGAATTCTTTAAAGAAAATCCAGATATTTTAATAGATTTTTCTCTTCCTAAGGTTTTTAATACAACTATAGAATATGTAAAAAAGTATAATACTCCATTAATAATCGGAACAACTGATTTAGATGAAAAAAGTTTTAATGTTTTAAAAGATATATCCAAAAAGGTACCTATAGTTCAAAGTTATAACTTTTCAATAGGAATACAAATCCTTTTGAAGTTAGCAAAATTAACTAATGACTTCTTACCTAATTCAGATATAGAAATAATAGAAACACATCATAGATTTAAAAAAGATAAACCATCTGGAACTGCTAAAATGATAAAAAATGAATTAAATAAAAACATAAATATTTCTTCATTAAGAATAGGTAATATACCAGGAGATCATAAAATAATATTTGGTACACTTGGTGAAACAATTGGAATATCTCACAGAGCACTTTCGAGAAGAGCTTTTGCAGAAGGTGTTTTAAAATCAGCATTATTTTTAAAGAAAGTTTCAAAATCAAAAATATATACTTTTTCAGAAGTAATGGAGGGAAAAATATGA
- the dapA gene encoding 4-hydroxy-tetrahydrodipicolinate synthase, which yields MFKGVGTAIITPFDSELNIDYVSLEKLINFQLKYVDALIVLGTTGEAPTITEKEREKLINFVIEKTNKKVPVIIGTGSNDTKKILKYNKISEKANADGLLIVTPYYNKTTQFGLKENYKYISERTSLPIILYNVPSRTGVNILPDTAIDIFNKNKNVIGIKEASGNISQINTLISKKPNNMLVYSGNDDQVIPIMSLGGDGVISVISNILPKIMKNLTTSILNNDYITAKDINKKYNELMNKLFIEVNPIPIKYAASKLNLCKNKLRLPLVSLSSENQKILDELLKEIKI from the coding sequence ATGTTTAAAGGCGTTGGTACAGCTATAATAACTCCTTTTGATTCCGAATTAAATATTGATTATGTTTCATTAGAAAAATTAATTAATTTTCAATTAAAGTATGTTGATGCATTAATCGTTCTTGGAACAACAGGAGAAGCTCCAACAATAACAGAAAAAGAAAGAGAAAAACTAATTAATTTTGTAATTGAAAAAACTAATAAAAAAGTTCCAGTTATAATTGGAACTGGAAGTAATGATACCAAAAAAATTTTAAAATACAATAAAATTTCAGAAAAAGCTAATGCTGACGGACTTTTAATAGTAACTCCATATTATAATAAAACAACCCAATTTGGCTTAAAAGAAAATTATAAGTATATTTCAGAAAGAACTTCTCTTCCTATTATATTGTATAATGTTCCTTCAAGAACAGGTGTTAATATTTTACCAGATACAGCAATAGATATATTCAATAAAAATAAAAATGTAATTGGAATAAAAGAAGCTAGTGGAAATATTTCTCAAATAAATACATTAATTTCAAAAAAGCCGAATAATATGTTAGTTTACTCTGGAAATGATGATCAAGTAATTCCTATAATGTCTCTTGGTGGAGATGGCGTAATTTCTGTAATATCTAATATACTCCCAAAAATAATGAAAAATCTTACTACTTCTATTTTAAATAACGATTATATCACAGCAAAAGATATAAATAAAAAATATAATGAATTAATGAATAAATTGTTTATAGAAGTAAATCCAATACCAATAAAATATGCAGCATCAAAACTTAATTTGTGTAAAAATAAATTAAGGCTTCCTTTAGTTTCATTGAGTTCTGAAAATCAAAAAATATTAGATGAATTATTAAAGGAGATTAAAATATGA